CGTTCCTTTGCCGGCGAGCAACCTCTCGACGGTGCTTCGGCCGGAGCAGTGCTCGCTCGAGTCAGGTGCAAACGGAGTGACCTTCACCACGCGGGGCCCGGGCGACGGTGGCCTCTTTCTGGCGACGCCGCTGGGGGCGATTCGTCTGCCGATGGAGCAACGATTTCGCGTTTGCCCGGCAGCGGGCGATGGCCAGGGCCGGCTGGACGCCAGCCACGAGATGTGGCTCTTCGGTCGACAGTTTCTGACGATAGAATACGTGATCGAGGCGCGAGAGCGCGACTCGCGATAGCGCCTCGGGGCGCTACTCGTCGATCTCGAGTTCGAACTGCTCGTTCTCGGAGACGGCGTTGAGGACGACGCTCGTGTTCGACTCCTTGATGTCGGGATCGGTGAGGAGGGCCTTGATCTGGTCGTTCATCCCGTCGGTGTCAGTGAACTTGCCGACGGCGATGACGTCGTAGTCGCCGGTGACCTCGTAGACGGAGATCATCTGCTTGTGCTCCTCGAGCGTCTCGGTGATGTCGGGGAGGGCGTTCCCCTCGACTTTCAACTGGATGATGGCCGTGACGTCGTAGTCGAGGGCGTCGTAGTCAATCTTCGGGGTGTAGCCGTGAATCACGCCGTCGTCCTCGAGCGCAGAGAGGTGGTTCGAGACGGTGGTCACGGAGACGTCGAGGTCCTCGGCGAGGCTGCGGAGGCTCGCCCGTCCGTCGCCCAGAAGTGCATTCACTAGCTTTGCGTCGAGATTTTCGTACGTCATCACGTTCACCAACTCACCCCGCCCATTAGAACTTTACGAATAACCAATTTCGATCGAGAGACGGGGTATTTGCTCACAACAGCAGGATTTTAGTAGTGGACCTCGTTGGGGAGAACGACGAGAAGATGACAAGCGGAAACATTACCCCGACCGAACAGGCGGTGCTGGACGAAATCGAGGAGAAAGGCGTCGATTTCCTCCGGCTCCAGTTCACCGACATCCTCGGCGTCGTCAAAAACGTCGCCGTCCCGGCCCGCCAGGCCGAGAAGGCGTTCACCGAGGGAATCTACTTCGACGGCTCCTCGATCGAAGGCTTCGTGCGGATCCAGGAGTCGGACATGCGCCTCGTGCCCGACCCGGACACGTTCGCCATCCTCCCGTGGAGACAGAGCGGCGAGAGCGCCTCGGCGCGGATGATCTGTGACGTCTACAACACCTCCACCGGCGAGCCCTTCGAGGGCGACCCGCGCTACATTCTGAAGCAGGCGATCGACCGCGCCCAGGACCTCGGCTACTCGATCAACGCCGCACCCGAACCCGAGTTCTTCCTGTTCGAGGAGGACGAGGAAGGCGGCGCGACGACCGAGACGAACGACGCTGGCGGTTACTTCGACCTCGCGCCAAAGGACCTCGCGAGCGACGTCCGTCGGGACATCATCTACGGCCTCGAGAGCATGGGCTTCGAGGTCGAGGCGAGCCACCACGAGGTCGCCGAGGGCCAACACGAGATCAACTTCGAGTACGACGACGCGCTCACTACGGCCGACAACGTCGGCACCTTCCGAACGGTCGTGCGCGCCATCGCGGCCCAGCACGGCTACCACGCGACGTTCATGCCGAAGCCGATCCCGCGGATCAACGGCTCCGGGATGCACACCCACATCTCGCTGTTCACCGAGGACGGCGAGAACGCGTTCCACGACGGCGACGACGAGTTCAACCTCTCGAGTACGGCGAAGTCGTTCCTCGCGGGCGTCCTCGAGCACGCCCCGGCGATCACGGCCATCGCGAACCCGATCGTCAACAGCTACAAGCGGCTGGTGCCCGGCTACGAGGCGCCCGTTTACGTGGCCTGGTCCGACCGCAACCGTTCGGCGCTCATCCGCAAGCCGGCCGCTCGCGTGCCGGCGGCCTCTCGCATCGAACTGCGTTCGCCCGACCCCTCGTGCAACCCCTACCTTGCGCTGGCGGTCATGATCCACGCGGGTCTCGACGGTATCGAGAAGGACCTCGAGGCAGACGACCCCGTCCGGGAGAACATCTACGAGTTCGACGAGGAGAAACGCGAGGAGTACGGCATCGAGACGCTCCCGGAAAACCTCGGCGAGGCGGTCGACGCCCTCGAGGACGACGAAGTCATCTACGACGCCCTCGGCGACCACGTCGGGCCGAAGTTCGTTAAGGCGAAGCGCCAGGAGTATGAGGAGTACCTGGTGGACGTCTCCGAGTGGGAACTCGATCGGTACCTCGAGACGTTCTAGCGCTTCACTGGATCAATGCCCGCATCGCTCGCTGTTTTCGTTCTTCTTCGTGCTGTCGGATAGTGCCGACGAGAGGAGCGTCCGGTCGTCCAATCGGTTGCTCCTCGAGCCCTCGACCCCGCTCAGGAGCGCCACTCCGAGACCCGGTTGCGGAGCCGTCCTGGAAGACCGAGCGCGGAGATGCCGGCGCCGAACAGCACCATCAGCACGTAGACGCCCAGCGTCGACGTCCAGACGACGAGCATCGCCAGGACGGCCCACGGGCCGTCGAGGAAGTAGAACGCGCCCAGTGTCATCGCGGTGCCGTACAACAAGACGAGGTAGGGCCCCCAGCCGTGGGCGTGACCTCGGCGAACGCGGCGACGGACGTACTGCTTGAGGTCGGACTCGAGGGACTGCCGCCGGACGGTTCGATCCTCGACGGAGGTCTCGAAGGACTCCAGCCGATCCTCGAGCTGTCGGAGTTCCTCGCGAAGGGCGGCGGGATCGTCCGCTCGGTCGCGGGTCCTGGATTCCCCGCGCTCTCGTGAGCGTGATCGTGATTGCGACTCGCTCGCCCCCCGTGCTGGCCCGTCTCGCTCGTCGGCTCCAGTGGCGTCCTCGGACATCGCTTCTGTGGATACCTGTCGTGGCCCGTGACTTTGTAGCTGCCGATCCACGTCAATTCCGGCGAGGACGGCGTTGACCACGACGCCGAAGACGACGATCGCGGCGCCGACGTAGAGCCAGATGAGCACGAGCAAGACGGCGCCGAGGACGCCGTAGACGCTGTACCCGCCCACGAACGCGGTGTAGAGCGAGAACACCTGTCCGAGCGCGAACCAGCCGACCGTGGCGATGATCGCCCCCGGTGCGGCCTCCTTGAGGCTCACCGGGACGTCCGGAAAGACGACGTACATCGGGAAGAACGCGGCGAGGAGGCTGATCAGGACGAACACCGGGCCGAGGGGGCCGACGGAGAACCCGGGAACGAACTCGACGGCGACCTCGAGGACGGTGACCGCGCTGAAGCCGAGCGTGGCAGCCAGCAGGACGATCATCGAGTCCCAGAGGGTGTTCAGTAGCGAGGACGATCGCACAGTGCCGTAGACGGCCGAGAACATCTGGTCGAGGCCGTGAAGGACACGACTAGCGCCCCAGATGAGGCCGACGGCACCGATGGCCGTCGCCCCCTGTCGGCCCGTTTCGTCCAGGAGCGTCTCTGCGAGGATTTGCCGGGCGGTGGGGGTCAGTACGTCTTCGGAGATTTCGGCCACCCGGGTCGCCAGCGGCTCGCCGCCGATGGACGCTGCCACGCCGAGGGATAGCAGCGATAGCGGCACGAGGGAGAGGAAGGCGTAGAACGCGACGGCTGCCGACAGCAGCGTCAGTTGTTCCGCCCGTGCGAGCGAGAGGATGCGATAGGTGAGCTGAATCGTGCGGCGACGGTCGATCACGGGTGGGTCTTCCTCGGCGAGGGTAATAGCCCTGCGGACGAGTGTGTCCCGCGACACGTCGCGCTGTTGGGCTGTCGAATCACCTCCGTGGAGCGGTCGATTTGCGGTCGACATCCACCAGACCTATCGTCCAAACTCCAAAAGAAAGCAACATGATTCAGCGTCGGTGTCCCGACTGTGCCGTGACGATGGAGGAGACGACGGTCCGGACCGGCAGCGGCTACGGGCTCCGGATCGACGGCGGCAAGCACGACGGCGTGCTCGGTAAACTTGGCCTCGAGTCGACGACGAAACTCGAGGCGGTGTGCTGTCCGGAGTGTGGTCTCGTTCGGCTGTACGCGGCCACGGATGCAGATGGAGACGCGGACGCGAATGGGGACGCAGACGGGAATCTCGAGGCCTGACGCTCACTCCAGACTCGCCCTCGTCGCCTCGAGAATCTCGCCCACGTGGGCGTCCGTCTTGAACGTCGTTCCGCCGTAGTGGGTCTTCGAGGTCGCGTACCCCGCCGACTCGAGATCGGCCAGGAAGTCGGCCATCGCGTTAGCGGGTAGCCCCCAGTTCTTGCAGAGCTTGTGCTGGTCGTAGTAAGTCGGTTCGTCGAGTTCGGTCGTGAGCGTCTCCAGGAGCGCCCGTCCCGTCTCGGCGGTCCCGAACTCGTCCGGGATTCGGTCGCGAACGTCGGCGACGAACTCACGATCGCGAACCGGACCGAGCCAGAGCGGGCCGGCCGCTAGCAGTCGGGAGCCGTCGCAGTTGGGGCACGTGCGAAGCGGGAGATCCGCATCGGGCGCTAGCCCGAACGCGTCCTCGCGGTACAGGCAGTCCTCGCAGTGGATCAGGAAACCCAGTTCCTCGAGGCTGGCATCCGCTGCGGTCGGCTTCCGGTCGAGTTCGAGGAACGTGCGGACGTAGTGGCTGGTCGCGTGCGTGAGGATCGGGGTGACGCCGACGTCGAACCGGGCGGCACTCCGGGTGAGCCCCGAGAGCAGGGTCCGGACGCCCATTTCGGTGTGGTACTCCGTATTTCGAGGGACGGCGCCGTAGGAGCGAATCCCGCTTCTGAAGTGTGCGCCACACAGCGGCGCGGTGTCGGTCGCAGTGACGCAGACGAGGTGGCGACACCGGGCGAACGCCGCGTCGGCAAACGGCATCGGCGTGCCGTATGGATCGAGGTCGATCACGTCGAAGACGGCGTCGTGCATCAGGGCGGTGACGTTCCGGTGGACGACCTCGGCGTCGACCCCGAGTTCGAAGCCGGCGCGCTCGAGGTTCTCGCTGGCGAGGTCCACGGCGTCCGGCTCGCGGTCACAGCAGGTGACGTCCCAGCCGTCGACCGCCGCCCGGAGGCCGCGGACGCCGCTGGCAGTCATGGCGTCCAGGTAGCGCCGTGCTCGTGGCTGGCGTTCGCGGAACGCTCGCAGCGTCGCTATCGTCAGGTCCCGATTCAGCTCCTGGCGGGGGTTGTAGAACACCGACTCCTCGACACCTTCGGTCTGTTCGCCGGGAACCTCGAACTCGACGCCACCCTCCGTCACGCGCATACCCGTTCTCGACGGTGGGGGGCGAAAAACGGTGTGATTTCCACGTTCCCGCCCGGACACCCAAACCGATATGACGGTCCGACAGAGAGTACCCGACGTGCCCGAGTCGAACGCCGATCCCGTCGAGCGCTGGCAGGCCGACCTCGAGGAGGCCGGCGAACTCTCCCCCTCGATCGTCGAGCGCATCTCCCGCCTGCACGGCGACCGCGGGGTGCGGGCCATCGAGGCCGTCGCGGAGGGGCGGGTCAAGGTCTACCGGGATTTCACCGTCGTCGTGGGTTACGAGGACGAGTACGTCGTCGAGGACGGCGGCTGTACCTGCAAGGACAGCGAGTTTAACCTCGATCCCGAGGATCCCACGGCGCTGTGCTGGCACGTTCTGGCCGTCTCGATCGGCCGTCGCGTCGGCCACGTCGACTACCACGACATGTGGTACTCCGACGTGCGCGAGTTTCTCTGAATTAGTCCCCCTCGTCGGGCGGCGTCACCGCAATCGTGTGCTCGATCAGCGACTCGTAGCCCCGCCGCAGTCGATTCGAGAGCGCCTGTGGCGTGATGTCCATCTCGCTGGCGACGTCCTCGAGCGTGACCTCCGGCGAGGAGAAGTACCCGCGTTTCCACGCCGTCAACAGCGCCTCGTGTTGCTTGGCCGTGACGCCGAATTTCGTCCTGGACTGAGGATTGGCCCGATCGTACAGCCGCGTGAGTTCGAACGGGATCTCCTGGTCCTCACAGTAGGTGCTGAACTGCGAGAGGGCGTCGCCGTCGGGAAACCGCATTCGAAGCTCCCAGCGCTCGTGCTGGGCCGAGGCCTCGAGAATCGTCGCGTCCGCCGACGTGTACGCGTAGACGATTGCGTCGACGTCCTGGATCAGGTCGGCTCGATACAGAGTCGTTTCCTGGAACCGATCGATTCGCGTGAGTCCCTGGACTGACGGATCGTCCGCGGCGGCGGATTCGAAGGCGCCAAGATCGACGCCGCTGACCCTGAAGTACGGCGTAATGAGTTCCTCGGTGGCGGCGACGCGCTCGATTTCGACGACGGCGTCCGCCTCGGTCTCGAGCGTTTCGTGGAGGGCAAACGCCTCGGTCGGCACGTAAAACTCCGCGAATAGCGCCATCGTCGTCGGTCATGGGACGAGCGGCGGCAAAAAACCCTGGCCTACCTGGACGGTTCCGTGGACAACAGCGGAGACGGTTCCGTGGACAACAGCGGAGACGGCTCCATGGACAACTGCGAGGGACAGCCTCGTCGTAACCGTGGGGGAACTCGTCGACTCCGACTCAGGCGTCCAGGACCTGTCGAAGCACGTCGGGCGCGTCCTGGAGCGCCTCGTCGAGCGCATCGACGTTCGGCCCGCCACCCTGGGCGAAGTCGGCCGGGCCGCCGCCGCCACCGCCGACTCGCGAGGCGAGTTCGCCGACGACCTCGCCGGCGTTGACGTCGGCTCCGTCGGGGACCGCGACGACGAACTGCGCGCCGCTCTCGCCGGAACCTATCACGGCGATCTTCCCCTCGTCCGCGAGGGCGTTGGCCGTCGCCCGAAGTTCGTCCATGTCGGCGTCGATTCGCTGGACGACGGCGGTCGTCTCGCCGACCTCGACCTCCTCGCCGCCGCCACCGCCGCTGGCGCGGGCGGTTGCGAGCTGTTCTTTCAGGGCCTCGATCTCCTTGCCGCGAGCCTTCCACTCCTCGAAGAAGCGCTCGGCGGTCTCCGGGACGTTCTCGGGGGAGACGTCGAGGGCCTCGGCGGCCCCGTAGAGGGCGTCCTCGGTGCGCTGGGTGGACTCGATAGCCGCGTCGCCGGCGGCGAAGACGAGTCGCTCGACGCCGTCCTGGACGCGCTCGGTGGTCAGGATCTTGATCACGCCGATGTCGCCGGTACGGGCGACGTGCGTACCGCCGCAGGCCTGGACGTCCTCGGCGACGTGGATGAGTCGGATGTTCGTTCCCGGCGGAATCCCGCCCTGATAGAGGTCGAAGCCGTGTTCGGCCTCGGCCTCGTGTCGGTGGGGCCACTCCTGGTCGACGGCGACGTTGTCCATCACCATTCCGTTGGCGACGCGTTCGATGCGCCTGACGGCCTCCCGGGAGATTCGGTTGTAGTGACGGATGTCGACCCGCGAGGACTCGACGCCCTTCTGAGCGCCCGCCTGGCGGACGTGCTCGCCGAGCACCTGCCGGGCGGCGTGCATGACGATGTGGGTCGCCGTGTGGTGGCGCATCAACTGTCGTCGCCGGGGGGCGTCGAGCTGTCCCTTGACGAACTCGCCTTTCCCCGGATCCTCGTCGGTCCGGTGGGTGACGACGCCGTCCTCGATCTGGACATCGAGCACGTCGACGGTCTTCTCCTCGCTCGAGAGCGTGCCCCGATCGGCTGGCTGGCCACCACCCTCGGGGTAGAACATCGTCTGGTCGAGCACGACGTCGTAGCCCTCCTCGCGGTCGAACACGTCGAGGACGACCGCCTCGAACTGGGTTCGCTGCTGGTCGTCGTAATACAGTTTCTCGGTCTCGGGGAGGTCGGCGAACCGCTCGTCGCCCTCCTCGGTGGCTTCCTCGACCGTTGTCGTGTCGTGGCGGTCGGCGACGAGACTGTAGAAGTCGTCAGGGACGGCCACGTCGGCGCCGGCGTCGGCGGCGATCTCCTCGACCATGTCGGGCTGGATGCCGTGGCTGTCGTAGAGTTCGATCAGTTCCTCGAGGGGGATCGACTCGCCTTTCTTCGCGTACTCCGCAGCGAGGGCTTCGACCCGTCGGCCGCCGCGCTCGAGCGTCTCGCGGTACTTCTCGACCTCGGTGCGGACGATGTCCCGGACGGTGTCGCGGTTCTCGTACCCGAGGCGCTCGGCCTGCATGTCGACGAGTTCGTCGAGGGGGGCGTCGACACCGACCGTGTCGCACAGCCGCTTCGTTCGGCGGAGCACCATCCGCGCGAGGTAACCTGTGCCGACGTTCGAGGGGACGATGCCGTCGCCGAACATGTACGCGAGGGTCCGGCAGTGGTCGGCGATGGCGTAGATTCGTTCGAGGGGCTCGACGAGGTCGCGGAGACCGCTGACGTCGACGCCGAGTTCGTCCGCGATGTCCCCGCGGGCGGCCTCGACGTCGTCCACGTCGTCGATGTCGAGCTGGCCCGAGAGCCGCGCTGCCCGGGCGACGAGGTCGGCTTCTTCGTCGGTGTACTCCAGCCCCGCGTTGTCTTTGAGGAAGTCGATCATCTCGGGATAGATCGCCTCGTAGACCGTCGCCGTCCCCTGGCTCATCCAGGTCCAGCGCTCGAGGCCGTAGCCCGTGTCGACGATGTAGGTGTCCATGAACGAGTAGGTGTTCCCGTCCTTGAGTTCGTACTCGCCGTCGGGGTCCTGTTCCATACACATGAAGACCAGCGTGGCCAGCTCGAGGCCCTTGTAGATGACCTCGATGGCGGGCCCGGCGTTGCCGCCGCCGACCCACGGATCCTCGATGTAGGTGACGTCGGTGATGTCTGCGCCCAGGGAGTCGAGCAGTTCGTCACAGAGTTCGACGGTGCGGTCCTTCCAGTAGACCTCGCCCTCGTAGGCGTACTCTTCCTCGGCGTCCTCGCGGACGTTGAACGCGTGGTGGGCCATCATCTCGAAGGCCATCGTGTGCCGGCCCGTCTTGCCCACGTTGTCGATGTCCTGCATCCGGATGCAGGGCTGACTGACGGTCAGCGGGTTCGCCGGCGGCGGCGTCTTCCCCGACGTAACTAGCGGCTGGAAGTCGTAGATCGAGGCCTGGGTCAACAGGACGTCGTCGCGCCAGCGGTTGGCCGCCACCGGGTACGGATCGATGCGCTCGTGGTCGTGGTCCTCGAAGAACGAGAGGAACGCCTCGCGCATCTCCTCGAGGGTGTACTCCTCGGCGAACCCCGGTTCGTCGATGAAATCGTACTGCTCACAGGGCGGTTCCCCGCAGGTCTCGCGGTCGTGATCGCGCGTCCAGAAATGTGCCCCACAGGAGGGGCACTCCTTGCGCTCGAACCCCTCCTCCTCGAAATACTCGAGTCGGTACTCCTCCTCCAGTTCACTCATTCGTACCTCGTACTGGCCCTGCAGGCGGTAAAACAGTTGCGCAACGGGTGTCACGGCTCATTCTCTGGGCGCCTGGAACGCCCATCTGTCCGACCCGCGTGTCGCTCGAATCGGCTATTGCGTGACGAATAGATCACGAAATAAATAAGTACTCTCAGTTGCACTTTCCGTTATAATGTTAGCGATCAAATATGTGTCTCGACTCGGACGACGTCCGTCTCGAGGCCGCGACGGGCCGACCCTCCCCCGTCCGTCGACGACGGTCGCGGCCATGGCTGTAGCTACGGTCGCAGTCTCAACCACGGCTACGGCTGCAATAGTAAACGAGGTCGAACGTCGACGATGACGACGCGACGGTCCCTGCTGCGGAAAATCGGCTTGACCGGTATCGGCACAGCTACTGGTATCGCCCTCCTCCCGACACCCCCGCACTCGACCACACTTCACGGCACGGTCGAGGGCACCGAACCGCCCACGGCTGCCGTTGACTGGATCGGCACGGAAATCACCACCGAAGACGAGACGCCCGTCTGCCGCTATCACTACGCACCGACGCGCGACGGGTTCGTCCCTACGGCGCCGTTCAACGTCGTGCTGATACCCGCTGCGGACGGCGAGGCGGGCCTCGAGCGCGTCATGACCGTCCTGGACGAGGAGGGATGGGTCCGAAATCCGGTGGAATACACGCGATTCGCGTGGAATCGAACGACCGACTCGTACGTCCGCCAGCAGGCGACTGCCGCCCAGACCTACTGGGGGGCCAGCGGTCGGCGCCACGTCCGGTGCTGGTCGTTCGAGGACGTCGTCTCGATGCAGGCCCACGAGGACACCGGCGCTCGCCCGAAACACGGCATCGCCTCCTACCGGCGGGGGCGGGAGACCATCGAGGCAATCTTCGACGCCGCCGGCTGGCGGGTCTCCCCCGGAGCGATCGATCTGACCAACGAGTCCGGCCCGGATCACGACGGACGCGCGACGCTCATCCTGGAGGACCCGTGAGCACCGACGTCCCTTCCCTCCCCGAGCGAGCGACGCCTGGCCTCGTCCTCGAGCTCCTGGACCACCCCTGGCTCGGCCTCGAGCGCCGACGGACGGTCGCCGTCGGCGGCTACCTGTGTGGGCTCATCGCACTGTTCCTGATCAGCCACGTCGGCACACGCGTCACGATCGACGACGTCGTCCTCGACTCGCTGACGGTGGGATTCGACACCGTCAGAACGATCGCTATCGCGCTCGTCACCCCAACGATCCTGCTGATTCCGCTCTGTTACGCGGCCTGGAACGGCGGTCCGGCGCTATCGTTCACGCTGCCGCTCGTGCCGGTGACCATCGGCGACCTCCTCGCCGGCGGGTACGTCCTCGACCTGGACGTCGCGCTCGCGTTGACCGTCGGCGCGAGCGCGGCCGCCGTCGCGCTCGTATCCGCCGACGTTCGGCGACTCGGATCGGTTCGGGTGTGGTGCTCGAGCGAGATCGACGTCGATCGGCTTCTGTTCGTTACGGCGCTCGCAATCGTGGCGGTCGTGGGCGTCGGCCGGTTCGTCGCCGTCGCGCCGGCGTACGTGGTCGAGTGGTACGCCCCGTTCGGCGGCCTCTGGATCGTCGCTGCCGCGATCCTCGGATTCTACTGGGTACGGTGGGCGTGGTCGCTGTCGGTAGATCGCGCTCGCTCGAGCGAGTCGGTCTGACAGCGAGTGGGGTCTCGACTGATCTCACCTGGATGGATCCGAAGAATTCCGGCACTGAACAACCCACAGATATATGTTAGATATCGCCCATTCTACGGTAACTCGAGCGTCGTTTCCAGCGTTCCGCCTCACTAGCTATGACCGATACCGTCCTCTACGTAACTGCACCCGATGCCGGGCCGTCGGCCGATACGACCAGGTCCGAAGGCGTTCTCGAACTCGAACGCGAACTCGGGCGGGTGGCCCCGCGGTCGTCCGTCGAGTGCGTCGATTCGATCCAGGCTCTCGACGAGCGCGTCGTCGCTGCAGAGTGCGTCGTCTTCGAGGAGGACGCGACCGGTGATGCTCCATCGATCGAAGCCGTCGCCGCTGCCTGTACTGGAACGCCGCTCATCTATTACGGCAATCCTGACCGTGCCCCTGCTGCCGATCCTGGCCACGGTGCCGATCCCGATCACGACCCCAGCGCCAATCCCGATTACGGTCCCGACGCCGATCCGAACCACGACCTCGACGCCGACTCGCGCGCCGATTCCACGTCGATCCGCACCCTCGGGGGTATCGACGGGTTCGTTCGCCGGACCGACGGCTCGGCGATTCACCTGGCCGACGAGATCGACTGGCAGTGCGGACGGCAGCCGCGACAGACAACGGCGACCGCTACAGTGGACGAAAGTGGCGACCGTCCGAAGGTCGCTCGCCTCCACCGGATGACCACTCGACTCGTCGCGTGTCGCTCCGAGGAACGCCTCCTCGATCTCGCCATCGAGTCGGCAGAAGACATCCTCGGATTCGACGCGTCGTCGATCTCGTTAGCCGAAGAGCGAGACGGCGAGACGAAGTTGGTGATTCGCGCCGGCTCGGACAAATTCGACGACATCTCGCGAGCACACGATCTCTCGGAGGGAATCCTCGGCAAAACCTACCGGGAACAACGCTCGTTCCTGCTCCAGGACGTGGCGGATCACCCCGACGCCCGTCCGCACGAGGACGGCTACCGATCGGCGATTAGCGTCCCGATCGAGGAGTTCGGCGTCTTTCAGGCGATCTCGACAGAAGAACGCGCCTACGACGAGTCCGATCTCGAGTTCGCCGAGTTGCTCGTGACGTACGTCGCCCAGACGCTCAGTCGCCTCCGCGTTGCAGAGACGTTGCGCGAACGGCGCAAGCGCCTGACCAGGCTCCACGAGGGGACGACCAAAATCGTCGGCTCGACCGACGAGGCGGCGGTCTACGAGCGCGCGCTCGAGACGACGGAGACGGTACTCGAACTCGACATCTGCGTCTTCCTCTCGGCGGACCTCGAGACCGAGGAACTCGTCCCCGAGGCCTACTCGGACACGATGGACGAGCAATTGGCCAGGAGGGTGCCCCTCGACCACGGAATCGTCGGCGAGACCTACCAACGGGGCGAGCCGTCGGTCATCGACGAAGTCGTGATCGAGGACCCGGAGATCGAGGGCCTGGAACGATTCAAGTCGGCTATGACCGTACCCCTCGGAGAGTACGGCGTCTTCCAGGCGGTCTCCGAGCAATCACACGCCTTCGACGACGTCGATCTCGAACTGGCGGAACTCCTGTGTGCCCACGTGACCGAAGCCATCGGCAGGGCGCGGGCCGAAGCCAGCCTCGTCGAGGAACGGGATCGGCTCTCGGCGCTGTTCGACAACGTCCCCGACCCCGCCGTCCAGTACCACCTCTCGGACGGCGAACCGACGGTCCGGGCGGTCAACGATCGATTCGAGGAGGTCTTCGGGTTCGATACCGGGACCGTTCTGCACGAGGACGTCGACGACTTCATCATCCCACCGGGATACGAGGACGAAGCGCGCCGGCTCAACGAGGCGCTGTTCGCCGGCGAAACCCTGCGCGTCGTCACGCGGCGACGAACCGCGACCGACGTTCGGGACTTCCTGGTCAACGTCGTCCCGCTCACCGCCGGCGAACGAAGCGTCGAGGGGTACGCCATCTACACCGACATCACCGACCAGAAGCGCCACGAACGCGCGCTCACGGCGAAGAACGAGCGCCTGGACGAGTTCGCCAGTATCGTCAGCCACGATCTCAGGAACCCCCTCAACGTCGCCCAGGGCTACCTCGAGTTGCTCGGCGAGACCGGCGATAAGTCCCATCTCGCGGAGATTGACGATGCGCTCGATCGGATGGACGAACTCATCGAGCGCCTGCTCACTCTCTCGCGACGCGGCGACGTGATCGACGACACCGAACCCCTCGAGATCCACGCCGTCGCGACGAAGGCCTGGTCGGCAGTCGACACCGGCGGGGCGACGCTGCAACTCGGGGAGAACCAGTCGATCGAGGCTGACCGGGCACGACTCCGGGAAGCGCTCGAGAACCTGTTTCGAAATTCGGTGGAACACGGCTCGAGCGAATCCAGCGGGGAACGAAACGGCGACGCGATCGACCTGACCATCACCGTCGGAGCCCTCCAGGACGGCTTCTTCGTCGCCGACGATGGCGTCGGCATTCCGCCGGATGCGCGCCAGTCGGTGTTCGAAACGGGGTACACGACCGCCAGCAGCGGGACCGGCTTCGGGCTGAATATCGTCGACCAGATCGCTCGTG
This region of Natronosalvus halobius genomic DNA includes:
- a CDS encoding YihY/virulence factor BrkB family protein; amino-acid sequence: MIDRRRTIQLTYRILSLARAEQLTLLSAAVAFYAFLSLVPLSLLSLGVAASIGGEPLATRVAEISEDVLTPTARQILAETLLDETGRQGATAIGAVGLIWGASRVLHGLDQMFSAVYGTVRSSSLLNTLWDSMIVLLAATLGFSAVTVLEVAVEFVPGFSVGPLGPVFVLISLLAAFFPMYVVFPDVPVSLKEAAPGAIIATVGWFALGQVFSLYTAFVGGYSVYGVLGAVLLVLIWLYVGAAIVVFGVVVNAVLAGIDVDRQLQSHGPRQVSTEAMSEDATGADERDGPARGASESQSRSRSRERGESRTRDRADDPAALREELRQLEDRLESFETSVEDRTVRRQSLESDLKQYVRRRVRRGHAHGWGPYLVLLYGTAMTLGAFYFLDGPWAVLAMLVVWTSTLGVYVLMVLFGAGISALGLPGRLRNRVSEWRS
- the lrp gene encoding HTH-type transcriptional regulator Lrp, with protein sequence MTYENLDAKLVNALLGDGRASLRSLAEDLDVSVTTVSNHLSALEDDGVIHGYTPKIDYDALDYDVTAIIQLKVEGNALPDITETLEEHKQMISVYEVTGDYDVIAVGKFTDTDGMNDQIKALLTDPDIKESNTSVVLNAVSENEQFELEIDE
- the glnA gene encoding type I glutamate--ammonia ligase, producing the protein MTSGNITPTEQAVLDEIEEKGVDFLRLQFTDILGVVKNVAVPARQAEKAFTEGIYFDGSSIEGFVRIQESDMRLVPDPDTFAILPWRQSGESASARMICDVYNTSTGEPFEGDPRYILKQAIDRAQDLGYSINAAPEPEFFLFEEDEEGGATTETNDAGGYFDLAPKDLASDVRRDIIYGLESMGFEVEASHHEVAEGQHEINFEYDDALTTADNVGTFRTVVRAIAAQHGYHATFMPKPIPRINGSGMHTHISLFTEDGENAFHDGDDEFNLSSTAKSFLAGVLEHAPAITAIANPIVNSYKRLVPGYEAPVYVAWSDRNRSALIRKPAARVPAASRIELRSPDPSCNPYLALAVMIHAGLDGIEKDLEADDPVRENIYEFDEEKREEYGIETLPENLGEAVDALEDDEVIYDALGDHVGPKFVKAKRQEYEEYLVDVSEWELDRYLETF
- a CDS encoding tRNA (guanine(26)-N(2))-dimethyltransferase encodes the protein MRVTEGGVEFEVPGEQTEGVEESVFYNPRQELNRDLTIATLRAFRERQPRARRYLDAMTASGVRGLRAAVDGWDVTCCDREPDAVDLASENLERAGFELGVDAEVVHRNVTALMHDAVFDVIDLDPYGTPMPFADAAFARCRHLVCVTATDTAPLCGAHFRSGIRSYGAVPRNTEYHTEMGVRTLLSGLTRSAARFDVGVTPILTHATSHYVRTFLELDRKPTAADASLEELGFLIHCEDCLYREDAFGLAPDADLPLRTCPNCDGSRLLAAGPLWLGPVRDREFVADVRDRIPDEFGTAETGRALLETLTTELDEPTYYDQHKLCKNWGLPANAMADFLADLESAGYATSKTHYGGTTFKTDAHVGEILEATRASLE
- a CDS encoding bacterio-opsin activator domain-containing protein, whose protein sequence is MALFAEFYVPTEAFALHETLETEADAVVEIERVAATEELITPYFRVSGVDLGAFESAAADDPSVQGLTRIDRFQETTLYRADLIQDVDAIVYAYTSADATILEASAQHERWELRMRFPDGDALSQFSTYCEDQEIPFELTRLYDRANPQSRTKFGVTAKQHEALLTAWKRGYFSSPEVTLEDVASEMDITPQALSNRLRRGYESLIEHTIAVTPPDEGD